In Saimiri boliviensis isolate mSaiBol1 chromosome 3 unlocalized genomic scaffold, mSaiBol1.pri SUPER_3_unloc_3, whole genome shotgun sequence, the following are encoded in one genomic region:
- the LOC141583119 gene encoding tripartite motif-containing protein 43-like — MDSDFPQAFRKELTCVICLNYLVDPVTIGCGHSFCRPCLCLSWEEAQSPANCPMCREPSHQKDFKTNIFLKNLVTIARKASVWQFLSSETQVCGTHRETKKMFCATDKSLLCSLCSNSQEHGAHKHCPIEGAAEEHREKLLKQMRILWEKIQENQRNLSEEVKTSILWSAYALLRAQMIRVEYMKVHPVLHKEEKHLERLCKEHQEIFPQIQRSCINMHQKKKHLKEMYRELMEMCHKPDVELLQDLGDIMARSESLLLHMPQPVNPEFTAGPITGLVHRLNRFRVEISFNYEVSNPIISLFEDVRSWMFRPEREGGSVNSDRPDYFAAWGAQGFSSGKHYWELDVDDSWDWALGVCKDSQIRNNGTMITSVDIFLLLCVKVNHHFRLLTSFPMLAHYVEKPLGRVGVFLDFESGSLSFFNVAKNSLIWRYPDGSLNFPVRPFFYTGHR; from the exons ATGGACTCAGACTTCCCACAGGCCTTCCGGAAGGAACTCACCTGTGTCATCTGCCTGAACTACCTGGTAGACCCTGTCACCataggctgtgggcacagcttctgtagaccctgcctctgcctttcctggGAAGAAGCCCAAAGTCCTGCCAACTGCCCTATGTGCAGGGAGCCATCACATCAAAAGGAtttcaaaactaacatttttctgaagaatttagtGACGATTGCCAGGAAAGCCAGTGTCTGGCAATTCCTGAGCTCTGAGACACAAGTATGTGGGACCCATAGGGAAACAAAGAAGATGTTCTGTGCCACGGACAAGAGTCTGCTCTGCTCACTGTGCTCTAACTCTCAGGAGCACGGGGCTCACAAACACTGTCCCATTGAAGGGGCAGCTGAAGAACACCGG GAGAAGCTCTTAAAGCAAATGaggattttatgggaaaaaattcaagaaaatcagagaaatctaaGTGAGGAGGTAAAAACAAGCATCCTCTGGAGT GCCTATGCACTTCTTCGTGCACAGATGATCAGGGTTGAGTATATGAAGGTGCATCCAGTTCtccataaggaagaaaaacatttagagAGACTGTGCAAGGAACACCAAGAGATATTTCCACAAATCCAGAGAAGTTGCATCAACATGCATCAAAAGAAGAAGCACTTGAAAGAAATGTATCGGGAACTAATGGAAATGTGTCATAAACCAGATGTGGAGCTGCTCCAG gaTTTGGGAGACATCATGGCAAG GAGCGAGTCCTTGCTGCTGCACATGCCCCAGCCTGTGAATCCAGAGTTTACTGCAGGGCCCATCACTGGACTGGTGCACAGGCTCAACCGCTTCCGAG tggaaatttccttcaattatgaagtAAGCAATCCCATTATCAGCCTGTTTGAGGATGTGAGAAGTTGGATGTTTAGACCTGAACGGGAAGGTGGATCTGTGAATTCTGACAGACCTGACTATTTTGCTGCATGGGGAGCCCAGGGCTTCTCCTCTGGGAAACACTATTGGGAGCTGGATGTGGACGACTCTTGGGACTGGGCTCTGGGTGTCTGTAAGGACTCCCAGATAAGGAATAATGGCACCATGATTACATCTGtggacatatttcttcttttatgtgtgaAGGTGAATCATCATTTCCGTCTCTTAACCAGCTTTCCAATGCTTGCTCACTATGTAGAGAAACCTCTGGGCCGGGTTGGTGTGTTTCTGGATTTTGAAAGTGGAAGTCTGAGTTTTTTTAATGTAGCCAAGAATTCCCTCATATGGCGTTACCCGGATGGCTCCTTAAATTTCCCTGTCAGGCCTTTCTTTTACACTGGCCACAGATGA